Proteins encoded in a region of the Paenibacillus pedocola genome:
- a CDS encoding WG repeat-containing protein produces the protein MLKKLGFALLLLCTIATNSGISFASSIITQIDISETAIDYAVYVPQSDGNFHNGLLLAYKSDGTITYYNTQGKEAFTLPSEIKPVSDFHDQRAMVVNTKTKLIGFINTKGVLAIPCVYTGGGYFSEGVAYVSNLKENMLIDRTGKVVSRFTTPYGSEYSFVNGLAVAYAPKTGEMGFINTSGELAIPYEYTYARSFSEELALVRNKKGMYGYIDSKGKSVIPFNYKSGTDFSEGLAGVQNSKGKWGFIDKKGKTILAFKYDTVSNFSEGLAIVYNDQGEIGYINKKGKLVIGYRKYVRAFPFKEGIALVGIKDKTDIQGKYGYMDRQGKMLTKFEFTVQSSSSFDNGYAVGLIAQGKGVILTKRTLSK, from the coding sequence ATGCTGAAAAAATTAGGATTCGCTTTATTACTTCTATGCACTATAGCAACAAATTCGGGAATAAGTTTTGCATCTTCAATTATAACTCAAATCGATATCTCTGAAACAGCTATAGACTATGCTGTTTATGTTCCTCAAAGTGATGGCAACTTCCACAATGGCTTGTTATTAGCCTATAAATCGGATGGGACGATTACGTATTATAACACCCAAGGAAAGGAGGCATTTACTCTTCCCTCTGAGATTAAACCCGTAAGCGATTTTCACGATCAACGCGCAATGGTAGTTAACACAAAAACGAAGCTCATTGGCTTCATTAATACAAAGGGTGTGTTAGCTATCCCCTGTGTATATACGGGCGGCGGATATTTTTCTGAGGGGGTGGCCTACGTATCTAATTTAAAGGAAAATATGCTAATTGACAGGACAGGGAAAGTAGTCAGCAGGTTTACAACACCGTATGGATCTGAATATTCATTCGTTAATGGCCTAGCAGTGGCGTATGCTCCAAAAACAGGGGAAATGGGGTTTATTAATACATCAGGTGAATTGGCTATCCCTTATGAATACACATATGCCCGAAGCTTTTCCGAAGAACTGGCGTTAGTTCGAAATAAGAAAGGGATGTATGGGTATATCGATTCAAAAGGTAAATCAGTTATTCCTTTTAATTACAAATCAGGGACGGACTTTTCCGAAGGATTGGCGGGTGTGCAAAACAGTAAAGGGAAATGGGGATTCATTGATAAAAAAGGGAAGACTATTCTTGCTTTTAAATATGATACCGTTAGTAATTTTAGTGAGGGCTTAGCCATTGTTTATAATGATCAAGGAGAAATTGGATATATCAACAAAAAGGGAAAATTAGTTATTGGTTATCGGAAGTATGTTAGAGCATTTCCCTTTAAAGAAGGGATTGCTTTAGTAGGGATTAAAGATAAAACGGATATTCAAGGTAAATATGGTTACATGGATCGCCAAGGAAAAATGCTTACCAAATTTGAATTCACAGTACAATCTTCTTCATCTTTTGATAATGGGTATGCTGTAGGATTGATTGCTCAAGGTAAGGGGGTTATTCTGACAAAGCGCACACTTTCCAAATAA
- a CDS encoding diguanylate cyclase domain-containing protein — protein sequence MRRNRSSLVSDLGFLGFLVLVFICIVFIAGSGNDYIQNIIILNIAFILALVTYFTTVTAGLALNLAFIFGYGFFIVYQTVSRGETIGISTYFWLIMVPLITVVLWIFTSSSRELEAENERLKKTTANLATVDENTDLRNSIAFQKDASLFTGISSRYGIPLTLLVVKVKYWSEIRRLIPEDQLSEAIYDVSQLSQSSIRTNDALYLLDKEEATWGLLLFTDRDGAKIVIERIKFKLQELNENEFSGKYKVNLGLKIGAVQYEAETIENPLDFIVQAKKQLEYDV from the coding sequence ATGAGACGTAACCGCAGCAGTCTGGTCTCCGATCTGGGGTTCCTTGGCTTTCTTGTGCTGGTGTTCATCTGTATTGTGTTTATCGCCGGCTCGGGCAATGACTATATCCAGAATATTATCATTCTGAATATCGCGTTTATTCTGGCGCTCGTAACCTATTTCACCACGGTGACTGCCGGCCTGGCGCTGAATCTCGCCTTTATCTTCGGTTATGGCTTCTTCATCGTGTACCAGACCGTGTCGCGGGGAGAGACGATCGGGATCAGCACGTATTTCTGGCTGATCATGGTTCCGCTGATTACGGTGGTGCTGTGGATCTTCACCTCCAGCTCCAGGGAGCTGGAGGCCGAGAATGAACGGCTGAAGAAGACGACGGCCAATCTCGCTACCGTTGATGAGAACACCGACCTGCGGAACAGCATTGCTTTTCAGAAGGATGCCAGCCTGTTTACGGGGATTTCCAGCCGCTACGGGATTCCGCTCACGCTGCTTGTCGTCAAGGTGAAGTATTGGAGCGAAATCCGCCGGCTGATTCCAGAGGATCAGCTGTCGGAGGCGATCTATGACGTCTCCCAGCTCAGCCAGTCCAGCATCCGCACCAATGATGCGCTATACTTGCTGGATAAGGAAGAGGCTACCTGGGGGCTGCTGCTCTTTACCGACCGTGATGGAGCCAAAATCGTGATTGAACGTATTAAATTCAAGCTTCAGGAATTGAATGAGAATGAATTTTCCGGCAAATACAAGGTGAACCTGGGGCTTAAGATCGGAGCTGTGCAGTATGAGGCCGAGACAATCGAGAATCCGCTGGATTTCATTGTGCAGGCTAAAAAACAGCTGGAGTACGATGTGTAA
- a CDS encoding cellulose biosynthesis cyclic di-GMP-binding regulatory protein BcsB — translation MPENASSAELESATYALSGFAKGNALTDQTIGMLPYREDSVKDKNAVVLVAMYDHVPGELKQLLSGTEDLATHALIQLVNKDTRPTLVVTSKDESLLIKAGRMAASTGLMSQMNSDLKVIDDATEVNEPAYVISSDVTLTETGDKLSGPNHREQTYFVSLPSNRSIADSGKISLDFRYAENLDFARSLVTVSINDTPIGSKKLTKELANGDTLTLTVPQNLGISGNFSVKVAFDLEMQSAVCTPNTEQMPWAYIGKESLLHLNTKDRTDLLFNNYPYPFLRDGIYNHIAVVLPQEMDDYTYQSLANVFNLLGQYTSGNTGDIHYYTDEVSADNLKNNNILAIGSYKNNKVIRDNNDKLYFRYSKDGATLVSNEKMSIEEQYGAEIGTLQLVDSPYESGRGLMAVTAVNSGDYYLASKLIASEKDKWKVYGDGVVADKDGNVSAYRFKTVTGAEPDSAISQIVERSDVLGFVIAVVLVVALVIVALLLLLRKHMKKRGDRHET, via the coding sequence GTGCCGGAGAATGCGAGCAGTGCTGAGCTGGAATCAGCCACCTATGCCCTGTCGGGATTCGCCAAAGGGAATGCCCTGACGGATCAGACGATCGGAATGCTGCCTTACCGGGAGGATTCCGTGAAAGACAAGAATGCGGTGGTGCTGGTCGCCATGTACGACCATGTACCGGGTGAACTGAAGCAGCTGCTCAGCGGGACGGAGGATCTGGCGACACATGCGCTGATCCAGCTGGTGAACAAGGATACCCGGCCTACGCTGGTAGTAACCTCGAAGGACGAGAGTCTGCTCATCAAGGCTGGGAGAATGGCTGCAAGCACCGGACTGATGAGTCAGATGAATAGTGATTTGAAGGTGATTGATGATGCCACAGAGGTGAACGAACCGGCCTATGTCATCAGTTCGGATGTGACGCTCACGGAGACCGGAGATAAGTTATCCGGGCCGAACCACCGGGAGCAGACGTATTTTGTCTCTTTGCCGTCCAACCGTTCGATTGCCGATTCCGGGAAAATCAGTCTCGATTTCCGCTATGCGGAGAATCTGGATTTTGCCCGCTCACTTGTTACGGTAAGCATCAATGATACGCCGATCGGCAGCAAGAAGCTGACGAAGGAGCTGGCGAATGGCGACACGCTGACCTTGACGGTGCCGCAGAACCTGGGGATTTCGGGGAACTTCTCGGTGAAGGTAGCCTTTGATCTGGAAATGCAGAGCGCAGTCTGCACGCCGAATACAGAGCAGATGCCCTGGGCGTATATCGGCAAGGAATCGCTGCTGCATCTGAATACTAAGGACCGTACGGATCTGCTGTTTAACAATTACCCGTACCCGTTCCTGCGTGACGGAATTTATAACCATATAGCCGTAGTTCTGCCGCAGGAGATGGATGACTATACTTATCAGAGCCTGGCGAATGTCTTTAATCTGCTGGGGCAATATACGAGCGGGAATACCGGAGATATTCATTATTACACGGATGAGGTCAGTGCGGACAATCTGAAGAACAACAATATTCTGGCCATCGGCTCCTATAAGAACAACAAGGTCATCCGGGACAACAACGACAAGCTGTATTTCAGGTACAGCAAGGATGGAGCAACGCTGGTTTCCAATGAGAAAATGAGTATTGAAGAGCAGTACGGTGCAGAGATTGGAACTTTGCAGCTGGTGGATTCCCCCTACGAAAGCGGCCGCGGGCTTATGGCGGTCACAGCGGTGAACTCGGGGGATTATTACCTGGCTTCCAAACTGATCGCCAGCGAAAAGGACAAGTGGAAGGTCTATGGTGACGGTGTGGTGGCGGACAAGGACGGAAACGTCAGCGCGTACCGGTTCAAGACGGTTACGGGGGCAGAGCCTGACTCTGCAATATCGCAAATCGTGGAACGCAGTGATGTGCTTGGTTTCGTCATTGCCGTGGTGCTTGTGGTTGCCCTGGTTATTGTAGCGCTGCTTCTGCTGCTCCGCAAACATATGAAGAAACGTGGTGATAGACATGAGACGTAA
- a CDS encoding cellulose biosynthesis cyclic di-GMP-binding regulatory protein BcsB: protein MIKKQLMIWALCLSLVLIQLPAASAAPALPGADKLTYETSFTGGDTSLSGGEAQQQYFTVMNYWNVDTVKINLHFQISQITKDQQSSVTLSLNGIPFYSFRPTLDKNGEQMLSIPAPKGFLKKDSNTLTLQGDLKTAGDDNQVCYVDNSPDNWLHFFNTSGIAVTYTSKALTGASVISANGSPE, encoded by the coding sequence ATGATAAAAAAACAGTTGATGATATGGGCGCTCTGCCTCTCCCTTGTCCTGATTCAGCTTCCGGCAGCCTCTGCCGCCCCTGCACTTCCCGGAGCTGACAAACTGACGTATGAGACCTCCTTTACAGGCGGCGATACTTCGCTCTCGGGCGGAGAGGCGCAGCAGCAGTATTTTACGGTGATGAATTACTGGAATGTAGATACTGTGAAGATCAATCTGCACTTCCAAATTTCGCAGATTACGAAGGACCAGCAGTCAAGTGTAACCCTGTCGCTGAACGGCATTCCCTTCTACTCGTTCCGTCCTACTCTGGACAAAAACGGGGAGCAGATGTTGAGCATTCCTGCGCCTAAGGGTTTTCTGAAAAAAGACAGCAACACGCTCACCCTGCAGGGTGATCTCAAGACGGCCGGGGACGATAATCAGGTGTGTTATGTGGACAACTCGCCCGATAACTGGCTGCACTTTTTCAATACTTCGGGCATTGCTGTGACCTATACTTCCAAAGCACTGACCGGGGCATCCGTGATTTCAGCGAACGGTTCTCCGGAATAG
- a CDS encoding glycosyltransferase family 2 protein: protein MTISDVLMVIAVICIWSLLLVNVALIIAGYLYYIQTESEGVPEIKGEYPFVTIMVPAHNEGVVISKTVESLLALDYPHDRYEIIVINDNSSDNSAQLLGNIQERNPQRNLLVINTDSVTGGKGKSNALNIGFARSRGELIAIYDADNTPERTALKYLVAEIVSDSSLGAVIGKFRTRNRDASLLTRFINIETLSFQWMAQAGRWKLFKLCTIPGTNFIMRRSIVEAIGGWDVKAIAEDTEISFRIYMMGYRIKFQPKSVTWEQEPQTVKVWFKQRTRWAKGNVYVIVKNLPLLFDRTASKIRFDILYYVSIYFLLLISLITSDLLLVLHAMGYVHTTIAGLSSFLWLLAIVLFVVGIFVTLTTEKGEMSLSNFWIILLMYVSYCQLWMVVAAYGMYHYLKDVIFKREAKWYKTERY from the coding sequence ATGACGATCTCAGACGTGCTGATGGTGATTGCGGTGATCTGTATCTGGTCGCTGCTGCTGGTGAATGTGGCCCTGATTATAGCCGGATATTTGTATTACATTCAGACGGAGAGTGAGGGTGTCCCTGAGATTAAGGGCGAGTATCCGTTCGTGACCATCATGGTTCCCGCGCACAATGAGGGTGTGGTCATCAGCAAAACCGTAGAATCCCTGCTGGCGCTTGATTACCCGCATGACCGTTATGAGATCATCGTCATTAATGATAACTCTTCGGATAACAGTGCCCAGCTGCTGGGAAATATACAGGAGCGGAATCCGCAGCGCAATCTGCTGGTCATCAACACCGATTCTGTCACTGGCGGCAAAGGAAAGTCTAATGCGCTCAACATCGGATTTGCCCGCAGCAGAGGCGAGCTGATTGCAATTTATGATGCCGATAATACGCCGGAGCGGACGGCACTGAAATATCTGGTTGCTGAGATTGTGTCAGATTCAAGCCTCGGCGCCGTTATCGGCAAGTTCAGAACCCGCAATCGTGATGCCAGTCTGCTCACACGGTTTATTAATATAGAGACACTCTCGTTTCAATGGATGGCGCAGGCGGGGCGGTGGAAGCTGTTCAAGCTGTGTACGATTCCCGGCACGAACTTTATTATGCGCAGGTCGATTGTCGAAGCCATCGGCGGCTGGGACGTCAAAGCGATTGCCGAGGATACCGAAATCAGCTTCCGGATCTATATGATGGGCTACCGGATCAAGTTCCAGCCGAAGTCGGTCACCTGGGAGCAGGAGCCGCAGACCGTGAAGGTCTGGTTCAAGCAGCGGACCCGCTGGGCGAAGGGGAATGTCTATGTCATTGTAAAAAACCTGCCGCTGCTGTTCGACCGGACGGCGTCCAAAATCCGGTTTGATATTCTTTATTATGTGTCGATCTACTTCCTGCTGCTGATCTCGCTGATCACCTCCGACCTGCTGCTTGTGCTGCATGCGATGGGGTATGTTCATACGACGATTGCCGGACTAAGCAGTTTTCTATGGCTGCTGGCCATTGTGCTGTTCGTGGTGGGAATCTTCGTCACGCTTACCACAGAGAAGGGCGAGATGAGCCTATCGAACTTTTGGATTATTCTGCTTATGTATGTCTCGTACTGCCAGCTGTGGATGGTTGTCGCCGCCTATGGAATGTATCACTATCTCAAGGATGTCATTTTCAAACGGGAAGCAAAATGGTATAAAACCGAGCGCTATTAA
- the wsfD gene encoding glycan biosynthesis hexose transferase WsfD — MLYNTVKTTLRQGVMLAGFRASPAFIAAFGVLLITVAALFTAPYIGMADNGDFFRNIYSNGLYFSQPDYDSQYFGYFVKHFGIYQYYNENGATLDSSQSLFIKLAIALNKLLFSSTVFDIRFQAAFYTILYVAAIYLLVEAITCRMTRKQGMIVAVLAVFIFGDTGYTAYFNSFYSESLVLIMMLFIFAAWLLLYRKRYNDYFLLVLFVISGLILTTSKQQNAPVGIILSVLGFSLLWVRRDRIFRSLTVVSLILLLAAGIGTYLNISKEFVNINQYHAMTRGVLQDSANPETSLESFGINRQYAILKSNIYYEQYGTVDVNSPLLEKDFYSKYGFVSILKYYVKNPDQLSSMLNVAAQSAFSIKPAAMGNYEEAAGKEFRAQSHFFTLYSLLKGILAPKTFGFILLWMVLVIGLYMPSFVKALKARDLRGLQRMMLIVASMAIGLSGILVSIIGAGDADISKHEFLFTLAFDLVSLLAVSGVIGRRVSSSREPAADRAGKMPNVQEGVSV, encoded by the coding sequence ATGCTCTACAACACTGTGAAAACAACCCTGCGGCAGGGCGTCATGCTTGCCGGCTTCCGTGCATCCCCAGCCTTTATAGCAGCCTTCGGAGTACTGCTGATTACGGTGGCCGCCCTGTTTACGGCTCCTTATATCGGGATGGCTGATAACGGCGATTTTTTCCGCAATATTTACAGCAACGGACTCTATTTCAGCCAGCCGGATTATGACAGCCAGTATTTTGGCTATTTCGTGAAGCATTTTGGAATCTATCAATACTATAACGAGAATGGGGCGACCCTTGATTCTTCCCAGTCTCTGTTCATCAAGCTGGCTATAGCCCTGAATAAACTGCTGTTCAGCAGCACGGTGTTCGATATCCGGTTCCAGGCGGCATTCTATACGATTCTTTATGTAGCCGCTATTTATTTGCTGGTGGAAGCGATCACGTGCCGGATGACCCGGAAGCAGGGGATGATCGTGGCGGTGCTGGCGGTTTTCATTTTTGGCGATACGGGATACACCGCTTATTTCAATTCTTTTTACAGTGAGAGCCTTGTACTGATCATGATGCTGTTTATCTTTGCCGCATGGCTGCTGTTATACCGCAAACGGTACAATGATTATTTTTTGCTGGTACTGTTTGTAATCAGCGGGCTGATTCTGACGACCTCCAAACAACAGAATGCTCCTGTAGGCATTATTTTATCGGTGCTGGGGTTCTCGCTTTTGTGGGTAAGAAGAGACCGGATTTTCCGCAGCCTTACGGTGGTCTCGCTGATTCTGCTGCTGGCAGCCGGGATTGGTACTTATCTCAACATCTCCAAGGAATTCGTAAACATCAACCAGTATCATGCGATGACCCGCGGCGTACTGCAGGATTCGGCCAATCCGGAGACTTCGCTGGAATCCTTCGGGATCAATAGGCAGTATGCGATTCTAAAAAGCAATATTTACTATGAGCAATACGGGACGGTCGATGTGAATTCGCCGCTTCTGGAGAAGGACTTCTACAGCAAATACGGTTTTGTCTCCATCCTGAAATATTATGTCAAGAATCCCGACCAGCTCAGCTCAATGCTCAATGTGGCTGCCCAGAGCGCCTTTTCGATTAAGCCGGCGGCCATGGGCAATTATGAGGAAGCGGCGGGTAAGGAATTTCGGGCCCAGAGCCACTTTTTTACACTCTATAGTCTGTTGAAGGGGATTCTGGCCCCCAAAACCTTCGGGTTCATCCTGCTCTGGATGGTGCTGGTCATCGGTTTGTATATGCCTTCTTTTGTAAAAGCGTTGAAGGCACGGGATCTCAGGGGCTTGCAGCGGATGATGCTGATTGTGGCCAGCATGGCGATAGGTTTGTCCGGGATTCTGGTTTCCATCATCGGAGCGGGGGATGCGGACATTTCGAAGCATGAATTTTTGTTCACCCTGGCGTTTGATCTGGTCTCGCTTCTGGCTGTATCCGGTGTGATCGGGCGCAGAGTCTCAAGCAGCCGCGAACCGGCAGCGGACAGAGCCGGCAAAATGCCGAATGTGCAGGAGGGCGTCAGCGTATGA
- a CDS encoding glycosyl hydrolase family 8 yields MGRGRSTVLACLMSLAFLAACSNGAQPVPSASAVVSPSSSAGPGQPSEEHVKEKQELYTFINTKLTGPFGVYTNLLDTDQSAEAATGHEVLSESASLMMLSAVRNGDAQLFARQWALGKQTFGMEGGFSYRYSPKQQKQYAVNAAVDDLRMIGALFAAGEVFGNQQYTEEAEQYSRRFYSSNVKDGNMYDLYDNLYQQNNGFITLCYINLSVLRKLSIDSESLDILLDNMSRILEQGYLSDSFPFYETRFDYKSGAYGSEHINTVESLLSILNLAEVGRQRPESIRFIKQQVEAGTLYGQYTREGKPANDIRSTAIYALAAMIGAEAGDDALYEAGIERMNEFRITDPASPLYGGFGDPNTGQAYSFDNLMALLAYSYQPKNEQ; encoded by the coding sequence TTGGGTAGAGGACGCAGCACAGTTCTTGCTTGTCTGATGTCTCTTGCCTTCTTGGCCGCCTGCAGTAATGGGGCGCAGCCGGTACCTTCAGCAAGTGCAGTAGTCTCGCCCAGCTCATCAGCCGGACCGGGACAGCCGTCAGAAGAGCATGTAAAAGAAAAGCAGGAACTATATACTTTCATAAATACGAAACTTACCGGCCCCTTTGGGGTGTATACCAATTTACTGGATACGGATCAGTCGGCAGAAGCCGCCACCGGTCATGAGGTATTAAGCGAATCGGCTTCCCTGATGATGTTAAGTGCTGTCCGGAACGGTGATGCACAGCTTTTTGCCCGGCAATGGGCGCTCGGCAAACAGACCTTCGGCATGGAAGGCGGATTCAGCTACCGGTACAGCCCGAAGCAGCAGAAGCAGTACGCGGTTAATGCGGCGGTGGACGACCTGCGAATGATCGGTGCTTTATTTGCTGCGGGAGAGGTTTTCGGGAATCAGCAGTATACAGAGGAAGCTGAGCAATATTCCAGGAGATTCTATTCTAGTAATGTTAAAGACGGAAACATGTATGACCTATATGACAATTTATACCAACAAAATAACGGGTTTATTACTTTATGTTATATTAATCTGAGTGTGTTGCGAAAATTGTCGATTGATAGCGAATCTTTAGATATTTTGTTGGATAATATGAGCAGAATTCTTGAGCAAGGCTATCTGTCAGACTCATTTCCTTTCTATGAAACGAGATTTGATTATAAGTCCGGAGCGTACGGATCAGAACATATCAATACAGTGGAATCGCTGCTGAGCATTCTGAATTTGGCAGAGGTGGGCCGCCAGCGTCCGGAGAGCATCCGCTTCATCAAGCAGCAGGTCGAGGCAGGTACGCTGTACGGACAATATACCCGTGAAGGAAAACCGGCGAATGATATACGCTCCACGGCAATCTATGCGTTAGCAGCGATGATTGGTGCGGAGGCCGGTGATGATGCCCTCTATGAAGCAGGTATCGAGCGGATGAATGAGTTCAGAATTACAGATCCTGCAAGCCCGCTGTACGGCGGGTTTGGTGATCCGAATACTGGACAGGCGTACTCTTTTGACAATCTGATGGCTTTATTAGCCTATTCCTATCAGCCCAAAAACGAACAATAA
- a CDS encoding potassium channel family protein: protein MALKKKTIALMILCFVVLSATIAYTLEPGTFNNWFNAFYWVMTTMSTVGYGDFFAKTFSGKLFTIFLYIFGIGLLSLVIGKVVEAMGEIQRRRGAGTLSFHGKNHVLLINWSRKTQAAVDEILCYDPKCRIVIIDETGQHPLEQMEQVHFISGDASSDDILLKAGIGEARAAIVFGDNRIDETSLIDGKSLLIVSSIERIAPQVHTTVEIMQEKNIKNFRHVHVNEFVLSHDAISRLAVRSALQEGNSEVISQLLSRQHGDDIYEVPRNPAWRTYGEAFQDLLLQGATLISDHSDMGINRKLDQPVPADARLYIVTDEETYRRIKG, encoded by the coding sequence ATGGCTCTTAAGAAGAAGACCATTGCACTTATGATTCTTTGTTTTGTTGTTCTGAGCGCCACCATTGCCTACACACTGGAGCCTGGTACCTTTAACAACTGGTTCAACGCGTTCTACTGGGTAATGACAACGATGTCTACCGTCGGGTATGGCGATTTTTTTGCCAAGACGTTTTCCGGTAAGCTGTTTACTATTTTTCTATACATTTTTGGCATCGGTCTGTTAAGCCTGGTCATCGGTAAAGTGGTTGAGGCCATGGGGGAGATACAGAGGAGGAGAGGGGCTGGAACCTTGAGCTTTCACGGGAAAAATCATGTGCTGCTGATTAATTGGAGCCGGAAAACGCAGGCGGCCGTGGATGAGATTCTATGTTATGACCCGAAGTGCCGGATTGTGATCATTGATGAGACAGGCCAGCATCCGCTGGAGCAGATGGAGCAGGTGCATTTCATCAGCGGCGATGCCTCGAGCGACGATATTCTGCTGAAGGCCGGCATCGGGGAAGCGAGAGCGGCTATAGTATTTGGCGACAACCGCATAGACGAAACCTCGCTGATTGACGGCAAATCGCTGCTGATCGTCTCCAGTATTGAGCGGATCGCCCCGCAGGTACATACTACAGTCGAGATTATGCAGGAGAAGAATATTAAGAATTTCCGGCATGTTCATGTGAATGAGTTCGTACTTTCGCATGATGCCATATCCAGGCTGGCCGTGAGGTCGGCACTGCAGGAAGGGAATTCTGAGGTGATCAGCCAGCTGCTCAGCCGCCAGCATGGCGATGACATCTATGAAGTGCCGCGGAATCCAGCCTGGCGAACCTACGGGGAAGCCTTTCAGGATCTGCTCCTTCAGGGGGCTACCCTAATTTCCGACCATAGCGATATGGGGATTAACCGTAAGCTGGACCAGCCGGTCCCGGCCGATGCACGATTATATATTGTCACCGATGAAGAAACTTACCGTAGAATCAAAGGATAG
- a CDS encoding DUF350 domain-containing protein, with amino-acid sequence MTIVINLVVSVLTIILLQVLGMVVFTLMTPFKDMDEIKKGNVAVALALGGKFLATAIILGVAAYTNTSIWHMMLWFAVGYVCLIAAYWIFELFTPGFRISEQLQKGNVAVGTMLCLVFIGTSFAVSSLII; translated from the coding sequence TTGACGATAGTTATTAATCTGGTAGTAAGTGTTTTAACGATCATTCTGCTGCAAGTGCTCGGCATGGTCGTCTTTACCCTGATGACTCCATTTAAGGATATGGATGAGATTAAGAAGGGCAATGTCGCTGTGGCTCTGGCGCTCGGCGGCAAATTCCTGGCTACGGCGATTATCCTTGGGGTAGCGGCCTATACGAATACGTCGATCTGGCACATGATGCTGTGGTTCGCTGTAGGGTATGTCTGCCTGATCGCGGCGTACTGGATATTTGAGCTGTTTACCCCTGGCTTCAGAATATCCGAACAGCTGCAAAAGGGAAATGTAGCCGTGGGCACCATGCTTTGTCTGGTTTTCATCGGAACCTCCTTTGCCGTCAGCAGTCTGATCATTTAA
- a CDS encoding signal peptide protein, with product MLLLAVLLSACSSNEDSVFHTGTSAETTASVSRVPWDYRVVESTVGDLIGSDMTVLPDNELLPNDGNYATGDKIWTLQFMDAELTTDADQKNEVRLSAWTTIKSYGTQETAAEDLKNLKVSITTDVDLVGVYKTKYQEKTRNFAVLELPSGNRIKQPIDDKRYTALEKAKKASVVLEEVHDFADYDSAYAKFRGWAN from the coding sequence ATGCTGCTGCTTGCGGTGCTGCTGAGTGCATGCTCCAGCAACGAAGACAGTGTATTTCATACCGGGACTTCAGCAGAAACAACGGCCAGCGTATCGCGTGTACCCTGGGATTACCGGGTAGTGGAGAGTACAGTGGGCGATTTGATCGGCAGCGACATGACTGTATTGCCTGATAATGAGCTTCTGCCCAATGACGGCAATTATGCTACAGGCGACAAGATTTGGACACTGCAGTTTATGGATGCCGAGTTGACTACAGATGCCGATCAAAAGAATGAGGTCCGCCTGTCCGCCTGGACTACGATCAAATCGTACGGGACGCAAGAGACGGCAGCGGAAGATCTGAAGAATCTGAAGGTATCAATTACCACCGATGTTGACCTTGTCGGGGTATACAAGACCAAGTACCAGGAGAAGACGAGAAACTTCGCCGTGCTTGAGCTGCCCTCCGGCAACCGGATCAAGCAGCCGATAGACGATAAGCGCTACACGGCACTGGAGAAAGCAAAAAAAGCCTCTGTAGTGCTGGAGGAAGTGCATGATTTCGCCGATTATGATTCGGCTTATGCGAAATTTCGGGGGTGGGCAAATTGA